The Streptomyces sp. NBC_00597 DNA segment AGGGTGCGGACCGCCCGGTACTGGAGCGTTTTGATGGCGCCCTCGTTCTTGCCCATCACGCGGGCGGTCTCGGCGACCGACAGGCCCTGGAGGAACCGTAGGGTCACGCACTCCTGCTGCTGGGGATTGAGCTTGCGTACGGCTTCCAGCAGGGCGGCGTTGGAGAGGGACTCCAGGACCGAGTCTTCGGGGGATCGTTCCACCTCGTTCGCGTCCAGCATTTCGCCCGTGGTCACTTCGAGGCGGAAGCGGCTGGACTTGAAGTGGTCCGCGACCAGGTTGCGGGCGATCGTCACGAGCCAGGCGCCGAAGTCGCGGCCCTGCCAGGTGAAGGTGGAGATGCGGCGCAGCGCGCGCAGGAAGGTCTCACTGGTGAGGTCTTCCGCGGTCGCTTTGCCGCCGACGCGGTAGTAGATGTAGCGGTAGACCGTGTCGCTGTACTGGTCGTACAGCCGGCCGAAGGCCTCGGCCTCACCGGCCTGGGCGCGTTCGACCAGGTCCATCATGCGGGCCTGGTCGCTGTCCGCGGTGGGGCGGCGGGCGGCGGGCGCGCTCGTTCCGGTGGCCGCGCCGCCGCCTCCTCCCGCGCGACCGCGTCTGCCCACCGTTGCTCCGCCGTCGGTCAGGGCATAGCAAGGACCGGCCGGGCCGAGGCCGGCAGGGACCGCGGCGGCGAAGGCGGGAACGGCGTACGCGGTGGGGACGAAGCTGCCGCGCAGGTGGTCGAGGACCGTTGCGCGCAGCGTAGCCAGGCCCGAGGCGTCAACCCCGACAGGTGGGTACACGGGACTCCCAGAGGCAGAGCTTCCATCACGTGCAGTGCGGGACCGTTCACCCGTCGTGGCGACAGATGGGCGGTGGCATGCGTCTGAGGAGAATAACGCTTCGTACAGGCAGCACTACACCCAGTTGCTCAAATCACCGATTCCGACGCTTCCGTTGCGTGTCCAAGGCATATTCAGTCGCAATTGGTGATCGGTTCTTGATCGGTTGGACGCGCGGAATGGACGCTTCCACGCTGGCTCGCGACCGAGTCGGGCATGCGGGAGTGGCGCGTGGGGCGCGGGGGTAGAGGTGGGGGAATGCCGTGGCGCAGCGGCCGACGGCGCACGGGAAGCCGCCCCGCGGGCCGCTGGGCGGCTTCTGCGCAGGCAGCGGGCGGGTGGTGGGGTGCGGGGCCCTACTTGCGGCGGCGGTGCAGGGCGATCGCGGCGGCCGCGCCGCCCGCGATCGCGCCGACCCCGGCGGCTGCGGGGACGCCGACCTTCACGGCCTTGCGGCCGGTCCGATAGTCGCGCAGCCGCCAGTCGTGTGCCCGGGCGTGCTTGCGCAGTTTTGTGTCGGGATTGATCGCGTACGGATGCCCGACCAGTGACAGCATCGGAATGTCGTTGTGCGAATCGGAGTACGCGGCGCAGTGTTCGAGGTCGAGGCCCTCGGCGATGGCCAGGGCGCGGACCGCCTCGGCCTTCGCGGGTCCGTGCAGCGGCTCGCCGACGAGGCGGCCGGTGTAGATGCCGTCGACGGACTCGGCGACCGTGCCGAGGGCCCCGGTCAGGCCCAGCCGGCGGGCGATGATCGTGGCGGTCTCCACGGGCGCGGCCGTGACGAGCCAGACCTTTTGGCCGGCGTCGAGGTGGGCCTGGGCCAGGGCGCGGGTGCCCGGCCAGATCCGCTCGGCCATGTACTCGTCGTAGATCTCCTCGCCGATCGCCATGAGTTCGCAGACCTTGTGGCCCTTGACGATGGAGAGGGCGCTGTCGCGGGCGTCCTGCATGTGTTCGGGGTCCTCGACCCCGGCGAGCCGGAACCAGGCCTGCTGCCAGGCGAAGCGGGCGAGTTCGCGGCGGTGGAAGAACTCCCGCTTGTAGAGGCCGCGGCCGAAGTGGAAGATCGCGGCGCCCTGCATGACGGTGTTGTCGAGGTCGAAGAAGGCCGCGGCGAGGTCGTCACCGGCGACGGGGAACTCGGGCTCGGCCGGTTCCGCTTCCTCGGCCGCCCGCGCGGCGGCCTGCTCGACCTCATCGGGCTCGGCCGGTGGTCCGGCGTCCGCCTCGTGGGCCTGCGCGGTCTTGCGGGCGGCCTCGGCCGAGGCCTCGCCTGCCAGCACGCTCCGCGCGGTTGCGGAGCGCCTACGGGGGGTGAGCCATCCCAGAGCGGCCATGACGCGAGCATAGCCATTGTGTTCGGGAGTTCCCGAACCGATGGGGTGCCGGGGGCGTGAACTCTTCGGTGCGGTGGTGTTACGCGGCGGCGCGGGAGAATGGGGACATGAGCCCTTTGCTGCGTCGTAAGGAAAAGAAGCGGCCCGGCGAGCGGTTGGTCACGCTCATCGGGAAGCCGGGGTGCCATCTGTGTGATGACGCCCAGGAAGTGATCGAGAAGGTCTGCGCGGAAGTCGGAGCGCAGTGGGAGAAGAAGGACATCTCGCAGGACGCGGAGCTGTACCGGCTGCACTGGGAGCAGATCCCGGTGGTGCTGGTGGACGGTGAACAGCACACCTTCTGGAGGGTGAACCCGGACCGGCTGCGGCGGGCATTGGAGGGCTGACCCTCCGGCCGGTTACCATCATGGGCGATTTGTGGGGTCTCGGGGGCGTATCGATGAGGAGTGTGTACCGTTTTGCCCCCCTCGGGATTTGAACGGGTTCGGCGTGTTGTGGGTTCCCGTCCCGCGTGCCCGGACCGCGTGACCCCGGTCACTTTGCTCGGACAAAGCGGACACAATCTTTGTGCACGCGTTCACAAAGACATAGCCTGCATTCGACGGGGCGGTCTTGGGACAAGTGACCGCCTGCAGCCCCGCTCATCCCGCAGGAGCATCGTGGCAACTGGCCGAACACACCGACCGGCGACCCGCAGCCGAGGTATTCCCGAGGCCACTGTCGCCCGGCTTCCGCTGTACTTGCGCGCACTCACCGCGCTCTCCGAGCGATCGGTGCCCACGGTGTCCTCTGAGGAGCTCGCCGCGGCTGCCGGAGTCAACTCCGCCAAGCTCCGCAAAGACTTCTCCTACCTGGGCTCGTACGGCACCCGCGGCGTGGGCTACGACGTCGAGTACCTCGTCTACCAGATCTCCCGCGAACTCGGCCTGACCCAGGACTGGCCCGTCGTGATCGTCGGCATCGGTAACCTCGGCGCGGCCCTCGCCAACTACGGCGGCTTCTCCGCGCGCGGATTCCGCGTCGCGGCGCTCATCGACGCCGACCCCGCGATGGCCGGCAAGCCGGTCGCGGGCATGCCGGTGCAGCACACCGATGACCTTGAGAAGATCATCGAGGAGAACGGCGTCTCGATCGGCGTCATCGCGACCCCGGCGGGTGCGGCCCAGCAGGTGAGCGAGCGGCTGATCGCCGCCGGTGTCACCTCCATCCTGAACTTCGCGCCGACCGTGCTGTCCGTGCCGGACGGTGTCGACGTGCGCAAGGTCGACCTGTCGATCGAGCTCCAGATCCTGGCGTTCCACGAGCAGCGCAAGGCCGGCGAGGAAGCGGCGGCCGGCGCCGGCTCCGCTTCCCCCGTCTCCGCCGCGGCCGGTGACGAGGACGCCGCCGAGGCGGCCCCCGCCACCGGTGGTTCCGGTGCGGCCCCGGCCGCCGCCGTCGAGCCGCCCGCCGGGCGCACCACCGCCGTCGCACGCAAGAACGGCCCCGAGGGCGAGGTTCCGGCGGTGATGCCGGCATGAGTCTGCTCGTCGTAGGGCTGAGCCACCGCAGTGCGCCGGTGAGCGTGCTCGAACGCGCCTCCCTGTCGGCCGACGCCAAGGTCAAGCTGCTGCACGACACCCTCGCCGCGGAGCCGGCGACGGAGGCGACGGTGCTCGCCACGTGCAACCGGATCGAGCTGTACGCGGACGTGGACAAGTTCCACGCCGGTGTGGCCGAGCTGTCGACCCTGCTCGCGCAGCACAGCGGCGTGGCGCTGGAGGAGCTCACCCCGTACCTCTACGTCCACTACGAGGACCGGGCCGTCCACCACCTGTTCTCGGTGGCGTGCGGACTGGATTCGATGGTGATCGGCGAGGGCCAGATCCTCGGGCAGATCAAGGACGCGCTGGCGCTGGGGCAGGAGCTCCACACCGCCGGCCGGCTGATCAACGACCTGTTCCAGCAGGCGCTGCGCGTCGGCAAGCGGGCGCACTCCGAGACCGGTATCGACCGGGCCGGGCAGTCGCTGGTGACCTTCGGGCTCGAACAGCTGACCGCCGGGCGCGAGCCGGTGGACGTCTGGGCCAAGGACAAGCGGGCCCTGGTGATCGGCGCCGGCTCGATGTCCTCGCTGTCCGCCGCCACGCTGGCGCGGATCGGTGTCGCCGAGATCGTCGTGGCGAACCGCACCGCCGAGCGGGCGGACCGTTTGGCCGAAATTCTGGTTGCCTCAGGCACTGGGGTGGCCGCGCGCGCCGTTCCGATGGCCTCGGTGGTCGACGAGCTGACACGAGTCGACATCGTCGTGTCCTGCACGGGGGCCACCGGGCTGGTGCTGACCGGCGACGACGTGGCCGCGGCCCTGGCGCAGGGCCCCTCGGGCCTGGCGCCCCTTGCCCCCGCCGTGCTCCCGGCCCCTGCGCCGCCGGCGCCCGCGAAGCCGGCAGGCGCCGGACTGGGCCCGGCCGACGCCGACGTCCTGGCCCGGCTCGTCGCCGCGGCCGAGGCCGGGGTGCGCCTCGCCGACGGGGGCGTGGCGCGGACCATCACGCCCGGGGCGGACCGCGACGGGTGCCCCGTCGACGTGCCGGCCGGCGACGGACGGGCCGCCCTCACCGGAGTCGACGCCAACTCCCTCGAACTGCACGGCACATGGGCCGACCAAGGTGAAGCGGCCGCACAGCGGCAGCCCCGCAAGGGCGCCCGCAGCCAGGTCGACGTGGCGCCGGTACGGCTGGCCCTGCTGGACCTGGCCATGCCGCGCGACATCGACGCCGCCGTGCACCGCATCCCGGGCGTGCGGCTCGTCGACATCGAATCGCTCGCCGAGGCTTCGGCCGACGCGCCGATGGCGGCCGACGTGGACGCCGTACGCGGGATCGTCGCCGAAGAGGTCGCCGCCTTCGGGGCCGCTCAGCGCGCCGCGCACATCACGCCGACCGTCGTCGCCCTGCGGGCGATGGCCGCCGAGGTCGTGGCCATGGAAGTGGCACGGCTCGACGGGCGGCTCCCGGACTTGGACGAACGACAGCGGGCCGAGGTCACCCAGACCGTGCGCCGTGTCGTCGACAAGCTCCTCCACGCGCCGACCGTGCGCGTCAAGCAGCTCGCCAGCGAGCCCGGCGGCGCCGGGTACGCCGAGGCGCTGCGCGAACTCTTCGACCTCGACCCGCAGACGGTGGCCTCCGTCAGCCGGGCCGACGCGGCCGGTCAGGCCGGACAGGTCGATCAGGCGGGACAGGCCGACAAGGCTGACAAGAACGACGACTCAGGACGGGCATCATGAATCCACGTCTCGACCAGCCCCTCCGGCTCGGCACGCGGCGAAGCAAGCTGGCCATGTCCCAGTCCGGCCATGTCGCCGACGCGGTACGGGCGATCACCGGCCGGCCCGTCGAGCTCGTGGAGATCACGACCTACGGTGACGTGTCGCGCGAGCACCTCGCGCAGATCGGCGGCACCGGCGTGTTCGTCACCGCGCTGCGCGACGCGCTGCTGCGCGGCGAGGTGGACTTCGCCGTCCACTCGCTGAAGGACCTGCCGACCGCGCAGCCCGAGGAGCTCGTGATCGCGGCCATGCCGTTGCGCGAGGACCCGCGCGACGCGCTCGTCGCCCGCGACGGCCTGACCTTCGAGCAGCTGCCCGACGGCGCCCGCATCGGTACCGGTTCGCCGCGCCGCACGGCGCAGCTGAACCACTACGCGCGCAGCCTCGGCAAGCGCATCGAGACCGTCGCCATCCGGGGGAACGTCGACACCCGGATCGGTTTCGTGCGCGACGGCGAGCTGGATGCCGTCGTCCTCGCCGCCGCCGGGCTCAACCGGATCGGCCGCGGTGACGAAGCCACCGACCTGCTGTCCGTGGACTGCGTGCTGCCGGCTCCGGGCCAGGGTGCCCTGGCCGTGGAGTGCCTCGCGTCCGACGCGGAGCTCATCGCTTCGCTCGGCAAGCTCGACGACCCGCACACCCGGGCCGCCGTGACCGCCGAGCGTTCCCTGCTCGCCGCCCTGGAGGCCGGTTGTAGCGCACCTGTGGGTGCGCTCGCCGATCTGCTGGCCGACGGCCAGGTTGTCAATGAAATGCGCCTGCGCGGCGTCGTCGGAACCCTCGACGGCTCGACGCTGGTGCAGCTGTCCACCACCGGTCCCGTGCCCCAGTCGTATGACGAGGCCATGGCGCTCGGCCGCGAACTCGCGGACGAGATGCTGGCCAAGGGCGCGGCCGGTCTGATGGGGGAGCGATCGCTTTGAACCCCTCACGTCCGACCACCTCCGCTTGTCCGGTCGTCGCCGCCCACGGGCACGTCACCTTCCTCGGTGCCGGCCCCGGTGACCCGGGTCTGCTGACGCTCCGCGCCGTCGAGGCGCTCGCGGCCGCGGACGTACTGATCGCGGAGCCCGAGGTTCTTGAGGTCGTACGCACGCATGCGCGCGCGGGAGTGGACACGCCGCAGCTGACGATTGCTGACGAAGTGTCAGCAGCCGCCGGTGTCCCGGTGATCCGGGACGCGGCCAATCTTGTCATGGAGGCCGCGCGCTCCGGCAGGCGGGTCGTCCGTGCCGTCACCGGCGACCCCGGACTCGACGGCGACGCGGCCGAGGAGATGCTCGCCTGCGCCACCGGCGGGATCCCCTTCGAGGTGGTCCCCGGGGTCGCGACCGCCGTCGGCGTGCCCGCGTACGCCGGTGTACCGCTTCGCGGCGGCCGGGGCGACGAAGGCACGGACGTGCGCTTCGTCGACGCGCGCAACGCCTCCGCGCGCTGCTGGAGCGAGGTCGGCGCCAGCGACGGCACCCTCGTCGTGTCCGCGACGCTGGAGACCGTGGCGAGCGCTGCCGCCGAGCTGGTGTCCGCCGGGCGTAAGCCCGACACCCCGCTCACGGTGACCGTCGCCGGTACGACGACGCGCCAGCGGACCTGGAACGCCACCCTCGGGACCATCGCCCAGGTCTTCAAGCAGGGCAAGGTGCTCCCGTCGCCCGAGGGCGCCCGGCCGGTCATAGCCGTGGTCGGTGAGCGGGGCGCCGCCGCGCGGCGCGAGGAGCTGGCCTGGTTCGAGTCGAAGCCGCTGTTCGGCTGGCGGGTCCTCGTACCGCGTACGAAGGAGCAGGCCGCTTCGCTCTCCGACCAACTGCGTTCGTACGGCGCGGTGCCGCACGAGGTGCCGACCATCGCCGTGGAGCCGCCGCGCACCCCGCAGCAGATGGAGCGCGCGGTCAAGGGCCTGGTGACGGGCCGCTACGAGTGGATCGCCTTCACCAGCGTCAACGCGGTCAAGGCCGTCCGCGAGAAGTTCGAGGAGTACGGGCTCGACGCCCGGGCCTTCGCGGGCATCAAGGTCGCAGCCGTCGGCGAGCAGACCGCCGCCGCGCTCGTCGAGTTCGGCGTCAAGCCGGACCTGGTGCCGAGCGGCGAGCAGTCCGCGGCCGGACTGCTGGAGGACTGGCCGCCGTACGACCCGGTCTTCGACCCGATCGACCGCGTCTTCCTGCCGCGCGCCGACATCGCGACCGAGACGTTGGTCGCGGGCCTGATAGAGCTCGGGTGGGAGGTCGACGACGTCACCGCCTACCGGACCGTGCGCGCGTCGCCGCCGCCGGCCGACACGCGCGAGGCGATCAAGGGCGGCGGCTTCGACGCCGTTCTCTTCACGTCGTCCTCGACGGTGCGCAACCTCGTCGGCATCGCCGGCAAGCCGCACAACGTGACCGTCATCGCCTGCATCGGGCCGGCCACCGCCAAGACGGCGGAGGAACACGGCCTGCGGGTCGACGTCCTGTCGCCGGAGCCGAGCGTCAGCAAGTTGGCCGAGGCGCTGGCCGAGTACGGCGCGGCGCGCCGCGACGCGGCCAAGGAGGCGGGCGAGTCGGTGTCCCGCCCGAGCGAACGCCGCCCGGGCGCACGCCGGCGCCGTACGACCTGACCGGTGGGCAGAGCCTGACCAGGGCCCGGACGCAGCCGCGTCCGGGCCCTGTGCCGTTCCGGCTCCGCCTCGTACCCGTCCCCGGTTCCGTGCACGGCGGGCCCGGCCCGGAGCGGCCGGGGGCACGGCCTACGCTGGATCCCGACTGTTCTCGAAGCTCGAAGAGGCGACTGAGTATGAGCGCGTACGGATCCTTCCCCGGCTCGCGGCCCCGCCGGCTGCGCACCACCCCGGCGATGCGGCGGATGGTCGCGGAGAACCGGCTGCACCCCTCGGACCTGATCCTCCCGGCGTTCGTACGGGAGGGCATCAGCGAGCCCCTGGCCATCTCGGCGATGCCGGGCGTGGTCCAGCACACCCGCGACACGCTGCGCAAGGCTGCGGTGGAGGCGGTGGAAGCGGGCGTTGCGGGGATCATGCTGTTCGGTGTTCCGGCCGACGAGAACAAGGACGCGCTGGGCACGGCGGGCACCGAGCCGGACGGCATCCTCCAGCTCGCGATCCGCGACGTGAAGGCGGAGGTGGGCGACGATCTGGTGATCATGTCCGACCTGTGCCTGGACGAGTACACGGACCACGGCCACTGCGGTGTGCTGGACGAGAACGGGCGCGTCGACAACGACGCCACGCTGGAGCGGTACGCCGAGATGGCCCAGGTCCAGGCCGACGCGGGCGTCCACGTGGTCGGCCCGAGCGGCATGATGGACGGCCAGGTCGGCGTCGTCCGCGACGCGCTCGACGAGACCGGGCACGAGGACGTCTCGATCCTCGCCTACACCGCGAAGTACTCGTCGGCGTTCTACGGCCCGTTCCGCGAGGCCGTCGCCTCGTCGCTCCAGGGCGACCGCAAGACGTACCAGCAGGACCCGGCGAACGCCCGGGAGTCCCTGCGGGAGCTGGCGCTCGACCTGGAGGAGGGCGCGGACATGGTGATGGTCAAGCCGGCCGGCCCGTACCTGGACATCCTGTACCGGGTCGCGCAGGCGGTGGACGTCCCGGTGGCCGCGTACCAGATCAGCGGCGAGTTCGCGATGGTCGAGGCGGCGGCGGAGAAGGGCTGGATCGAGCGCGACCGCGCCATCCTGGAAACCCTGCTCGGCATCAAGCGGGCCGGCGCGGACACGATCCTCACGTACTGGGCCACCGAAGTCGCGGGCTGGCTGCGCGAAGCGCGCTGAGCCGGCGCTTCAGCGCAGGGGCCAGGGTCGGTCGGACCCGGAGGGAGGTCCGGCCCGCCAGACCCGCCGCCAGGCGCGCCACCACCTCGGCCCCGCTCGCCCCGCTCTGCCCATGCGGGGCAGCGTAGGCGGGGCCGGGGCGCGGGCTCACGGAGCGGGCCGGCGGTCCGTCACTTTGTGGACCGGACCGGACCGGACCGGACCGGATCCGGCGCGGCCCGGCGCGGCGCGACCGGTCGGCAACGACCCCGCGGCTCAAGGCCAGTCGACGATGCCGGTGAACACGATGCAGTCCAGGACGACGGCGGCGGGGGCGAGCAGCGCGAACCCGATGCGGCGGGCGGAGTTCCGCCGCTGCCGTGGCAGCGCCCAGCAGATCACCAGCACGGCCAGGGCGAGCAGCAGGCCGGTGGTGAAGACGGGGAAGGCGATGTCGTACGAGGCGTCGAACCGGTCGCTCGCCGCGTCCCCGCAGGAGTCGCAGGCCATGGGGGACAGCCCGACGAAGAAGAACGCGACGAGGGCCATCGGCAGCGTCAGCAGGGTGGAGACGAGCGGCGCGACGAACGCCCGCCGGTCGTGCGAGGTGTCCTGGTCGTGGTCCTGGTGCTGATCCATGACCACAGTCAACTGCGCTGACCGAAGCGGCACATGAGTGCGGGTACTCAGGCGGGGTGGGGTGCCGTGCTCGGGGTGGGGGCCGGGGCGGCGGCGGGGGTCCGGCCGCAGGGCCCGCTCCCACGGCGGTGGGGCGGGCCCTGCGGCGGCCAGGCCGGGTCAGGCGGGGAAGCCGAGCGCCAGGGCGGCGACCACGGGGGCCATGTAGACGAGGGGGAAGGGGGCGTGCCCGTAGGCCCGCGCCCGCAGAACGGCGATCACGGCTCCGGTGAAGTACAGGACGAGGCCGACGGCGGCGAGCAGGCCGATCACCGGGACGAAGAACCCGACGAGGAGGCCGATGCCGCCCGCGGCCTTCGCCGCGCCCAGCAGGTTCCACCACGACCGGGGGACCCCGTAGGCGGCCAGCGGCTCGACTACGTACTTGGCGCGGAGGAAGACCGACGCACCCGAGAAGCCCGACATGACGGCGGCGACGATGGTGACGACGGTGGTGGTGGTGGACATCGGATGCTCCTCATCGGGCGGCTTCGTTGCGCTCTTCACCCTCATGACCCGCCGCGCCGCACGTGTGTGACAGCCCGCCGAAAAAATCTTCGGTCCGGCTCGTGCCCGGCCACGGACGGCCGCCGCGCCCCGCCCCCGCTCGCGTTCCCCGCACCCCTGGCGCACCCTGGAGTGAAGGGTGACCCCCTGGAGGTGATGCACCATGCCCACACTCGTCGGGTGGCACGTGGAGCTCGAATTCACCGAGGAAGGCCATCGCACCAGCGCGGCGGCCATGGTCAGACTCGGCGACGGCTCCGAGATGAGGGCGCACGGCTACGCCATGCGTCACCCCTCCGACCCGGAGCAGCTGCGGGTCGGGGAAGAGATCGCAGGCGCTCGTGCGCTGATGGATCTCGCGTCCCAGATGTTGCAGAAGGCCCACTCGGAGATCGACGAGGCCACGGGTCGGCACTCCTACCCGCTCAGCCGCTGACCCACGAACGGCCGTGAGGGACTTTCGAGTCCCTCACGGCCGTCCGGCGGTGATGACCGGGGCGGGTCACGGGGCCGGGGGGCGGTCCTGCCGGGTCCGGTGGTCCGTGCGGGCCTGCAGGCGGGTCATGGCGCGGGTCAGTTCCGCGGACGCGCCGAACGGGACGAGTGCGGCGCGGGACGGGATGCGCAGGCCGCCCGTCAGGGCCACGCGGGTGCCGCCCGCGGGGTCGGGGGCGGCGGCCATGCCGATGATCAGGAAGCGGCTCTGCAGCCAGCACCAGCCCGGGCGCAGGACTCCGCGGAAGTGGGCGCGGAAGCCGTACTTGCTGCGGGCCAGGGCCTCCACCCGGTCGCCGGTGACCCGTAGGACGCGGACGCTGCGCATGTCCGGCTGGAAGCGGCCGAACTCGCCCTCCAGGTCCCCCATCACCGTCCAGACGGCGTCCAGCGGTGCGGGGAGGACCCGTTCGACCACGCGGGCGCCCCAGACTCCGGCCGCCATGACCCGCAGGCGGTTCACCTCGTCGATCGCGTACGCGTCGTGCGTCATGCGGACCACGCCCTTCGGAAGCTCGTACGGGCCCGGTGCAGCCGGGACTTGGCGGTGCCCGGCGGGACGCCGAGGAGGGCTGCCGCGGATTCCTCGTCGAGGCCCTCCACGTCCCGCAGCACCAGGACGGCCCGGTGGTCGGGCGAGAGGCGGGCCAGGACGTCGTCGATGTCGGCGGCGAGCTCGGGGTCGCCGGTGCCGGGGAGGTCGGCCAGTTCGGCGGGGCGGGCGCGGGCCGCGCGGCGGGCGGTGCGGACGGCCTCACGGACCGCGATGGCGCGGACCCAGCCGTACAGGGTCTGCGGATCGCGCAGCGACCGCAGCGCACGGAAGACCGCCACCAGGGCCTCCTGGCAGGCGTCGGGGCCGTCAGCGAGGGCGATGGGGGTGCAGATGCGGCCGATGTACGGGGTGAGGTGGTCGAGCAGGTCGTGCATCGCCAGGGTGTTGCCGGCGAGGGCGGCCCGGGCGAGCGTGACGCCGCGGTCGTGTTCGGCGGGGGTCACCGGGCGCGGGCCAACCGGGTGGCGGCCCAACCGAAGCCGAGGCAGGCGGGCGTGTAGAGGAACAGGTTCAGCCCGTAGAAGGGGCCGGCCGGGCTGTCGAGGAGTCCGGCGGCCCACCCCAGGCCGGCGACGCCCCGTACGGCCAGCCCGGCCGCGACGGCGCCGGTGAGCGCCCGCGTGACGCGCCCGCCGCGGCCGTGGGCGTGCGCCAGGACGGCCCCGGCACCCGTGAGGGTGAGCGCCGCGAGCGGCAGGACGACGGGCGGGGCGAAGGAGACCTCCGCGCCGAGGACGGCGAGGGACAGGCCGCGCTCGCTCGCCGCGGGCCAGGTCCGCCCGGTGGCCCAGTACAGGTGCGCCAGCCCGTCCACGGCCAGCAGCGTCCCCACGGCGATCCCCGCCCGGCGCCGCGATGTGTCCCTCATGAGTGCCCCCTCGGTGTCGGAAACCAACACGACGAAGAGGAGGCGCACGGGGAGAACGTTCCCTGTGCGCCTCGTCACATCGGCGGGGCGGGAGCCGTCAGAGGCGCTCGGGGGTGCGGATGCCCAGGAGGGACATGCCCTTCGAGAGCGTCCGGGCGGTCAGGTCGCACAGGAACAGGCGGTTCTCGCCGACGACGAGCTCCGGCTCCGGCTTCACGACCGGGCACTGGTCGTAGAACGTCGTGAAC contains these protein-coding regions:
- a CDS encoding DUF1876 domain-containing protein — translated: MPTLVGWHVELEFTEEGHRTSAAAMVRLGDGSEMRAHGYAMRHPSDPEQLRVGEEIAGARALMDLASQMLQKAHSEIDEATGRHSYPLSR
- a CDS encoding DUF3995 domain-containing protein — translated: MRDTSRRRAGIAVGTLLAVDGLAHLYWATGRTWPAASERGLSLAVLGAEVSFAPPVVLPLAALTLTGAGAVLAHAHGRGGRVTRALTGAVAAGLAVRGVAGLGWAAGLLDSPAGPFYGLNLFLYTPACLGFGWAATRLARAR
- a CDS encoding RNA polymerase sigma factor gives rise to the protein MTPAEHDRGVTLARAALAGNTLAMHDLLDHLTPYIGRICTPIALADGPDACQEALVAVFRALRSLRDPQTLYGWVRAIAVREAVRTARRAARARPAELADLPGTGDPELAADIDDVLARLSPDHRAVLVLRDVEGLDEESAAALLGVPPGTAKSRLHRARTSFRRAWSA